One window of the Bombus affinis isolate iyBomAffi1 chromosome 10, iyBomAffi1.2, whole genome shotgun sequence genome contains the following:
- the LOC126920895 gene encoding collagen alpha-5(IV) chain-like isoform X20, which yields MLGRVRAAFFSLVIATSLLQYTQQQGSRQSREVILNISDEQKIQYLNQDFYSNAYNYGYEVSPNGQFHHEVRGPDDITYGCYGYIDPFGKLKTTFYISDGWGYRVVQPGNSVELFLHEHEHHHEDDTGQHHQEHDDHHDHHGVITEWANLYFPEICRQFDGTGSGSNVIPIPGYPGMPEKPSQPGYPGKPGTPGIPGTPGTPGQPGYPGTPPQPGYPGTPGTPGTPGTPGYPGTPPQPGYPGKPGTPGTPGTPGTPGQPGYPGTPPQPGYPGKPGTPGTPGTPGTPGTPGQPGYPGTPPQPGYPGTPGIPGTPGTPGYPGTPPQPGYPGKPGTPGTPGTPGTPGQPGYPGTPPQPGYPGEPGTPGTPGTPGTPGQPGYPGTPPQPGYPGKPGTPGTPGTPGTPGQPGYPGTPPQPGYPGTPGIPGTPGTPGYPGTPPQPGYPGKPGTPGTPGTPGTPGSPGQPGYPEKPPQPGYPGKPGAPGTPGTPGTPGKPGYPGKPPQPGYPGKPGTPGTPGTPGTPGQPGYPGTPPQPGYPGTPGIPGTPGTPGTPPQPGYPGTPPQPGYPGTPGTPGTPGTPGTPPQPGYPGKPGTPGTPGTPGTPGQPGYPGTPPQPGYPGTPGTPGTPGTPGTPGQPGYPGTPPQHGYPGTPGTPGTPGTPGKPPQPGYPGKPGTPGTPGTPGTPGQPGYPGTPPQPGYPGTPGTPGTPGTPGTPPQPGYPGKPGTPGTPGQPGYPGTPSQPGYPGTPGTPGYPGKPGTPGTPDTPGTPGQPGFPGIPPQPGYPGTPGIPGGPAHPGYPGTPGIPGKPGKPGKPGKPGKPGKPGVPAIPEQPPYPGSSETPETPGIPYPPPYPPSPEYPVSPGSPGAPGLPGIPGIPGKPGRPGKPGKPAKPSKPGHPSHPGYPGSPGSPGSPGHPGSPGTPGHPGTPGTPGTPGIPGTPPIPPRPGYPGIPGTPGIPGTPGTPPIPPQPGYPGIPGTPGIPGTPGTPPIPPQPGYPGIPGTPGIPGTPGTPPIPPQPGYPGIPGTPGIPGTPGTPPIPPQPGYPGIPGTPGIPGTPGTPPIPPQPGYPGIPGTPGIPGTPGTPPIPPQPGYPGIPGTPGIPGTPGTPPIPPQPGYPGIPGTPGIPGTPGTPPIPPQPGYPGTPGTPGTPGIPGIPGKPGKPGKPGRPGKPGVPPVPPQPGYPGTPPYPEIPGKPGKPGHHGHPGSSTPDQPPYPPYPGYPPGHEGPIGGVGPDGPNGPWPNGPDGPQGPSGPGGPGGPGGPGGPEGGIGGVGGIGGDGPPGPDGPWPTGSPGPDGPWPGDPDYVPGAHPTIRPHYEGPIKIQYPIKYYEPTTPTSYVYPLYGQKQVERLTSNSKFELKYFNNETSKEGYEKNVESTTFTYPSKISGPIGVKDTYIDSQFGNRSQRPGYQTGQVNQNADEINSLLQTQRKELRKYTEQEDQSNYEDLKKIVSQIPQTVYDEVGPTTSEKYSSRERLQQSSRENRKYPQQVTKLSEPVIRIETSPEENTAALIKQVNQLSEKSSEPNFEFAAIGVQPPNPINIKPYEQSVGPDPETCPCYLVEPGNDTVTTTSTTSIPLIGQLGFIPVVFVPYCPGNDETDSENMKDMFPSAMPVPYACDTCGLQTGKIETKLLSVNQLGNIENLREALRQAKLGFLNVSARRRTERRGAKSRHVK from the exons GTGATTGCCACATCTCTGTTGCAATACACACAGCAACAAGGAAGTAGGCAGAGTAGAGAAGTAATATTGAACATCAGTGACGAGCAGAAAATTCAATACCTAAATCAAGATTTCTATTCGA ATGCATATAATTATGGCTATGAAGTAAGTCCCAACGGACAATTTCATCACGAGGTACGCGGTCCAGACGACATCACGTATGGATGCTATGGATATATTGATCCATTTGGAAAGCTGAAAACAACGTTCTACATCAGCGATGGTTGGGGATATCGAGTTGTTCAACCAGGAAACTCGGTTGAATTGTTCCTTCATGAACACGAACATCACCACGAAGATGACACAGGACAACATCATCAGGAACATGATGATCATCACGATCATCATGGGGTGATTACAGAATGGGCAAATTTGTATTTCCCAGAAATATGTAGACAATTCGATGGAACAGGTTCCGGATCAAACGTCATACCAATACCAG GATATCCTGGAATGCCGGAAAAACCATCACAACCAGGATATCCAGGCAAACCAGGAACTCCTGGTATACCTGGCACACCAGGAACGCCAGGACAACCCGGCTATCCTGGAACACCACCACAACCTGGATACCCAGGAACGCCTGGAACACCAG GTACACCGGGAACACCGGGATATCCTGGAACACCACCCCAACCCGGATATCCAGGCAAACCCGGAACACCTGGCACTCCTGGCACAC CTGGAACGCCAGGACAACCCGGCTATCCTGGAACACCACCACAACCCGGATACCCAGGCAAACCCGGAACACCTGGCACACCTGGCACACCAGGCACAC CAGGAACGCCAGGACAACCCGGCTATCCTGGAACACCACCACAACCTGGATACCCAGGCACGCCTGGAATACCAGGTACACCGGGAACACCGGGATATCCTGGAACACCACCCCAACCTGGATATCCAGGCAAACCCGGAACACCTGGCACTCCTGGCACAC CTGGAACGCCAGGACAACCCGGCTATCCTGGAACACCACCACAACCCGGATACCCAGGCGAACCCGGAACACCCGGTACACCCGGAACACCAGGAACGCCAGGACAACCCGGCTATCCTGGAACACCACCACAACCCGGATACCCAGGCAAACCCGGAACACCCGGTACACCCGGAACACCAGGAACGCCAGGACAACCCGGCTATCCTGGAACACCACCACAACCTGGATACCCAGGCACGCCTGGAATACCAGGTACACCGGGAACACCGGGATATCCTGGAACACCACCCCAACCTGGATATCCAGGCAAACCCGGAACACCTGGCACTC CTGGCACGCCTGGTACACCAGGATCACCAGGACAACCTGGCTATCCTGAAAAACCACCTCAGCCGGGATACCCAGGCAAACCTGGAGCACCTGGTACCCCTGGTACGCCCGGAACGCCAGGAAAACCCGGCTACCCCGGAAAACCGCCGCAGCCTGGATACCCAGGCAAACCCGGAACACCTGGCACTCCAGGCACACCTGGAACGCCAGGACAACCCGGCTATCCTGGAACACCACCCCAACCTGGATATCCAGGCACACCTGGAATAC CTGGCACTCCTGGCACACCCGGAACACCACCTCAAC CTGGTTATCCTGGAACGCCACCTCAACCTGGATATCCTGGCACACCTGGAACACCTGGCACTCCTGGCACACCCGGAACACCACCTCAGCCTGGATATCCAGGCAAGCCTGGCACACCTGGAACGCCTGGTACACCCGGAACGCCAGGGCAACCTGGCTACCCTGGAACACCGCCGCAACCTGGATACCCGGGCACACCTGGAACGCCTGGAACTCCTGGCACACCCGGAACGCCTGGGCAAC CTGGTTATCCTGGAACGCCACCTCAACATGGATATCCTGGCACACCTGGAACACCTGGCACTCCTGGCACACCCGGAAAACCACCTCAGCCTGGATATCCAGGCAAGCCTGGCACACCTGGAACGCCTGGTACACCCGGAACGCCAGGGCAACCTGGCTACCCTGGAACACCGCCGCAACCTGGATACCCGGGCACACCTGGAACGCCTGGCACTCCTGGCACACCCGGAACACCACCTCAGCCTGGATACCCAGGCAAGCCTGGCACACCCGGAACGCCTGGGCAACCTGGCTACCCTGGAACACCATCGCAACCTGGATACCCGGGCACACCTGGAACGCCTGGATACCCAGGCAAGCCTGGCACACCTGGCACTCCTGACACAC CCGGAACGCCAGGGCAACCCGGATTCCCCGGAATACCACCTCAACCTGGATACCCCGGAACGCCTGGAATACCCGGTGGCCCAGCGCATCCAGGTTATCCTGGTACACCAGGAATTCCGGGCAAACCTGGGAAACCTGGGAAACCGGGGAAACCTGGTAAACCTGGGAAACCTGGCGTCCCAGCAATTCCAGAACAACCACCATATCCTGGTTCATCCGAAACTCCAGAAACTCCCGGCATACCATATCCACCGCCATATCCACCATCTCCTGAATATCCCGTCTCCCCTGGTAGTCCAGGGGCTCCCGGATTGCCTGGAATACCCGGAATACCAGGTAAACCTGGCAGACCTGGCAAACCTGGCAAACCTGCCAAACCAAGCAAACCTGGACATCCATCACATCCTGGTTACCCTGGAAGTCCCGGTTCACCAGGTAGTCCGGGTCATCCTGGTTCTCCTGGTACGCCAGGACATCCTGGCACTCCCGGGACACCAGGAACTCCTGGAATACCCGGCACACCACCAATACCTCCACGTCCAGGTTATCCCGGCATCCCTGGTACACCGGGAATTCCCGGAACACCCGGAACTCCACCAATACCTCCACAGCCAG GTTATCCCGGCATCCCTGGTACACCAGGAATTCCCGGAACACCCGGAACTCCACCAATACCTCCACAGCCAGGTTATCCCGGCATCCCTGGTACACCAGGAATTCCCGGAACACCCGGAACTCCACCAATAC CTCCACAGCCAGGTTATCCCGGCATCCCTGGTACACCAGGAATTCCCGGAACACCCGGAACTCCACCAATACCTCCACAGCCAGGTTATCCCGGCATCCCTGGTACACCAGGAATTCCCGGAACTCCCGGAACTCCACCAATACCTCCTCAGCCAGGTTATCCCGGCATCCCTGGTACACCAGGAATTCCCGGAACACCCGGAACTCCACCAATACCTCCACAGCCAGGTTATCCCGGCATCCCTGGTACACCAGGAATTCCCGGAACACCCGGAACTCCACCAATACCTCCACAGCCAGGTTATCCCGGCATCCCTGGTACACCGGGAATTCCCGGAACACCCGGAACTCCACCAATACCTCCACAACCAGGTTATCCCGGTACCCCCGGTACGCCAGGAACTCCTGGAATACCAGGTATACCTGGAAAACCTGGTAAACCTGGCAAGCCGGGCAGGCCAGGAAAACCTGGGGTTCCACCTGTCCCACCACAACCAGGATACCCTGGAACACCGCCATATCCAGAGATCCCTGGAAAGCCTGGGAAACCTGGACATCATGGACATCCCGGATCATCAACCCCAG ATCAGCCTCCATATCCCCCATATCCAGGATATCCTCCCGGGCATGAAGGCCCAATTGGTGGTGTAGGTCCAGATGGTCCCAATGGCCCATGGCCCAATGGTCCGGATGGTCCTCAAGGACCAAGTGGTCCAGGTGGACCAGGCGGACCAGGCGGGCCAGGTGGCCCTGAAGGTGGAATTGGAGGAGTAGGAGGTATAGGTGGCGATGGACCTCCTGGTCCAGATGGTCCATGGCCGACAGGTTCGCCCGGTCCAGATGGGCCATGGCCTGGTGATCCCGACTACGTGCCTGGAGCTCACCCAACAATTCGTCCACACTACGAAGGGCCAATTAAGATTCAATATCCCATTAAGTATTACGAACCTACGACGCCGACCTCTTATGTTTATCCGTTGTATGGACAGAAGCAAGTAGAACGGTTAACCTCTAACTCTAAGTTcgaattgaaatatttcaataatgaaACTTCGAAGGAAGGCTACGAAAAGAACGTCGAATCTACAACGTTTACATATCCAAGCAAAATAAGCGGTCCCATAGGAGTGAAGGATACATATATAGACTCGCAGTTTGGAAATCGATCCCAGAGACCCGGCTATCAGACAGGACAAGTGAACCAAAATGCGGACGAAATTAATTCCTTGCTGCAAACGCAACGAAAGGAATTGCGTAAATACACAGAACAGGAAGACCAAAGTAACTACGAAGATCTTAAGAAAATTGTATCGCAAATTCCTCAAACTGTTTACGACGAAGTAGGTCCTACCACTAGTGAGAAATACTCCAGCCGAGAGAGATTGCAACAGAGCTCTCGCGAGAATCGTAAATATCCCCAACAAGTGACGAAATTGAGCGAACCGGTGATTCGAATAGAAACGAGCCCCGAAGAAAATACTGCCGCGCTTATCAAACAGGTAAACCAATTATCTGAAAAATCTAGCGAACCGAACTTCGAGTTCGCTGCGATCGGTGTTCAGCCACCGAATCCGATCAATATCAAGCCCTACGAGCAGTCTGTAGGGCCAGACCCTGAAACCTGTCCCTGTTACCTTGTCGAGCCTGGAAACGATACAGTCACAACCACGAGCACGACATCCATTCCTCTCATTGGTCAGCTTGGCTTCATTCCAGTAGTATTTGTACCATACTGTCCGGGCAACGACGAGACGGACAGCGAAAACATGAAAGACATGTTCCCCTCTGCAATGCCTGTCCCATATGCATGCGACACGTGCGGTTTGCAAACCGGAAAAATCGAAACGAAGCTTCTCAGCGTGAATCAGCTTGGCAATATAGAGAATCTTCGCGAGGCCTTGCGGCAAGCAAAACTTGGCTTTTTAAATGTTTCAGCACGGCGTCGGACGGAAAGGAGGGGGGCGAAGAGTCGGCACGTCAAGTGA
- the LOC126920895 gene encoding collagen alpha-5(IV) chain-like isoform X41, translating into MLGRVRAAFFSLVIATSLLQYTQQQGSRQSREVILNISDEQKIQYLNQDFYSNAYNYGYEVSPNGQFHHEVRGPDDITYGCYGYIDPFGKLKTTFYISDGWGYRVVQPGNSVELFLHEHEHHHEDDTGQHHQEHDDHHDHHGVITEWANLYFPEICRQFDGTGSGSNVIPIPGYPGMPEKPSQPGYPGKPGTPGIPGTPGTPGQPGYPGTPPQPGYPGKPGTPGTPGTPGTPGQPGYPGTPPQPGYPGEPGTPGTPGTPGTPGQPGYPGTPPQPGYPGKPGTPGTPGTPGTPGQPGYPGTPPQPGYPGTPGIPGTPGTPGYPGTPPQPGYPGKPGTPGTPGTPGTPGSPGQPGYPEKPPQPGYPGKPGAPGTPGTPGTPGKPGYPGKPPQPGYPGKPGTPGTPGTPGTPGQPGYPGTPPQPGYPGTPGIPGTPGTPGTPPQPGYPGTPPQPGYPGTPGTPGTPGTPGTPPQPGYPGKPGTPGTPGTPGTPGQPGYPGTPPQPGYPGTPGTPGTPGTPGTPGQPGYPGTPPQHGYPGTPGTPGTPGTPGKPPQPGYPGKPGTPGTPGTPGTPGQPGYPGTPPQPGYPGTPGTPGTPGTPGTPPQPGYPGKPGTPGTPGQPGYPGTPSQPGYPGTPGTPGYPGKPGTPGTPDTPGTPGQPGFPGIPPQPGYPGTPGIPGGPAHPGYPGTPGIPGKPGKPGKPGKPGKPGKPGVPAIPEQPPYPGSSETPETPGIPYPPPYPPSPEYPVSPGSPGAPGLPGIPGIPGKPGRPGKPGKPAKPSKPGHPSHPGYPGSPGSPGSPGHPGSPGTPGHPGTPGTPGTPGIPGTPPIPPRPGYPGIPGTPGIPGTPGTPPIPPQPGYPGIPGTPGIPGTPGTPPIPPQPGYPGIPGTPGIPGTPGTPPIPPQPGYPGIPGTPGIPGTPGTPPIPPQPGYPGIPGTPGIPGTPGTPPIPPQPGYPGIPGTPGIPGTPGTPPIPPQPGYPGIPGTPGIPGTPGTPPIPPQPGYPGIPGTPGIPGTPGTPPIPPQPGYPGTPGTPGTPGIPGIPGKPGKPGKPGRPGKPGVPPVPPQPGYPGTPPYPEIPGKPGKPGHHGHPGSSTPDQPPYPPYPGYPPGHEGPIGGVGPDGPNGPWPNGPDGPQGPSGPGGPGGPGGPGGPEGGIGGVGGIGGDGPPGPDGPWPTGSPGPDGPWPGDPDYVPGAHPTIRPHYEGPIKIQYPIKYYEPTTPTSYVYPLYGQKQVERLTSNSKFELKYFNNETSKEGYEKNVESTTFTYPSKISGPIGVKDTYIDSQFGNRSQRPGYQTGQVNQNADEINSLLQTQRKELRKYTEQEDQSNYEDLKKIVSQIPQTVYDEVGPTTSEKYSSRERLQQSSRENRKYPQQVTKLSEPVIRIETSPEENTAALIKQVNQLSEKSSEPNFEFAAIGVQPPNPINIKPYEQSVGPDPETCPCYLVEPGNDTVTTTSTTSIPLIGQLGFIPVVFVPYCPGNDETDSENMKDMFPSAMPVPYACDTCGLQTGKIETKLLSVNQLGNIENLREALRQAKLGFLNVSARRRTERRGAKSRHVK; encoded by the exons GTGATTGCCACATCTCTGTTGCAATACACACAGCAACAAGGAAGTAGGCAGAGTAGAGAAGTAATATTGAACATCAGTGACGAGCAGAAAATTCAATACCTAAATCAAGATTTCTATTCGA ATGCATATAATTATGGCTATGAAGTAAGTCCCAACGGACAATTTCATCACGAGGTACGCGGTCCAGACGACATCACGTATGGATGCTATGGATATATTGATCCATTTGGAAAGCTGAAAACAACGTTCTACATCAGCGATGGTTGGGGATATCGAGTTGTTCAACCAGGAAACTCGGTTGAATTGTTCCTTCATGAACACGAACATCACCACGAAGATGACACAGGACAACATCATCAGGAACATGATGATCATCACGATCATCATGGGGTGATTACAGAATGGGCAAATTTGTATTTCCCAGAAATATGTAGACAATTCGATGGAACAGGTTCCGGATCAAACGTCATACCAATACCAG GATATCCTGGAATGCCGGAAAAACCATCACAACCAGGATATCCAGGCAAACCAGGAACTCCTGGTATACCTGGCACACCAGGAACGCCAGGACAACCCGGCTATCCTGGAACACCACCACAAC CTGGATACCCAGGCAAACCCGGAACAC CTGGCACACCAGGCACAC CTGGAACGCCAGGACAACCCGGCTATCCTGGAACACCACCACAACCCGGATACCCAGGCGAACCCGGAACACCCGGTACACCCGGAACACCAGGAACGCCAGGACAACCCGGCTATCCTGGAACACCACCACAACCCGGATACCCAGGCAAACCCGGAACACCCGGTACACCCGGAACACCAGGAACGCCAGGACAACCCGGCTATCCTGGAACACCACCACAACCTGGATACCCAGGCACGCCTGGAATACCAGGTACACCGGGAACACCGGGATATCCTGGAACACCACCCCAACCTGGATATCCAGGCAAACCCGGAACACCTGGCACTC CTGGCACGCCTGGTACACCAGGATCACCAGGACAACCTGGCTATCCTGAAAAACCACCTCAGCCGGGATACCCAGGCAAACCTGGAGCACCTGGTACCCCTGGTACGCCCGGAACGCCAGGAAAACCCGGCTACCCCGGAAAACCGCCGCAGCCTGGATACCCAGGCAAACCCGGAACACCTGGCACTCCAGGCACACCTGGAACGCCAGGACAACCCGGCTATCCTGGAACACCACCCCAACCTGGATATCCAGGCACACCTGGAATAC CTGGCACTCCTGGCACACCCGGAACACCACCTCAAC CTGGTTATCCTGGAACGCCACCTCAACCTGGATATCCTGGCACACCTGGAACACCTGGCACTCCTGGCACACCCGGAACACCACCTCAGCCTGGATATCCAGGCAAGCCTGGCACACCTGGAACGCCTGGTACACCCGGAACGCCAGGGCAACCTGGCTACCCTGGAACACCGCCGCAACCTGGATACCCGGGCACACCTGGAACGCCTGGAACTCCTGGCACACCCGGAACGCCTGGGCAAC CTGGTTATCCTGGAACGCCACCTCAACATGGATATCCTGGCACACCTGGAACACCTGGCACTCCTGGCACACCCGGAAAACCACCTCAGCCTGGATATCCAGGCAAGCCTGGCACACCTGGAACGCCTGGTACACCCGGAACGCCAGGGCAACCTGGCTACCCTGGAACACCGCCGCAACCTGGATACCCGGGCACACCTGGAACGCCTGGCACTCCTGGCACACCCGGAACACCACCTCAGCCTGGATACCCAGGCAAGCCTGGCACACCCGGAACGCCTGGGCAACCTGGCTACCCTGGAACACCATCGCAACCTGGATACCCGGGCACACCTGGAACGCCTGGATACCCAGGCAAGCCTGGCACACCTGGCACTCCTGACACAC CCGGAACGCCAGGGCAACCCGGATTCCCCGGAATACCACCTCAACCTGGATACCCCGGAACGCCTGGAATACCCGGTGGCCCAGCGCATCCAGGTTATCCTGGTACACCAGGAATTCCGGGCAAACCTGGGAAACCTGGGAAACCGGGGAAACCTGGTAAACCTGGGAAACCTGGCGTCCCAGCAATTCCAGAACAACCACCATATCCTGGTTCATCCGAAACTCCAGAAACTCCCGGCATACCATATCCACCGCCATATCCACCATCTCCTGAATATCCCGTCTCCCCTGGTAGTCCAGGGGCTCCCGGATTGCCTGGAATACCCGGAATACCAGGTAAACCTGGCAGACCTGGCAAACCTGGCAAACCTGCCAAACCAAGCAAACCTGGACATCCATCACATCCTGGTTACCCTGGAAGTCCCGGTTCACCAGGTAGTCCGGGTCATCCTGGTTCTCCTGGTACGCCAGGACATCCTGGCACTCCCGGGACACCAGGAACTCCTGGAATACCCGGCACACCACCAATACCTCCACGTCCAGGTTATCCCGGCATCCCTGGTACACCGGGAATTCCCGGAACACCCGGAACTCCACCAATACCTCCACAGCCAG GTTATCCCGGCATCCCTGGTACACCAGGAATTCCCGGAACACCCGGAACTCCACCAATACCTCCACAGCCAGGTTATCCCGGCATCCCTGGTACACCAGGAATTCCCGGAACACCCGGAACTCCACCAATAC CTCCACAGCCAGGTTATCCCGGCATCCCTGGTACACCAGGAATTCCCGGAACACCCGGAACTCCACCAATACCTCCACAGCCAGGTTATCCCGGCATCCCTGGTACACCAGGAATTCCCGGAACTCCCGGAACTCCACCAATACCTCCTCAGCCAGGTTATCCCGGCATCCCTGGTACACCAGGAATTCCCGGAACACCCGGAACTCCACCAATACCTCCACAGCCAGGTTATCCCGGCATCCCTGGTACACCAGGAATTCCCGGAACACCCGGAACTCCACCAATACCTCCACAGCCAGGTTATCCCGGCATCCCTGGTACACCGGGAATTCCCGGAACACCCGGAACTCCACCAATACCTCCACAACCAGGTTATCCCGGTACCCCCGGTACGCCAGGAACTCCTGGAATACCAGGTATACCTGGAAAACCTGGTAAACCTGGCAAGCCGGGCAGGCCAGGAAAACCTGGGGTTCCACCTGTCCCACCACAACCAGGATACCCTGGAACACCGCCATATCCAGAGATCCCTGGAAAGCCTGGGAAACCTGGACATCATGGACATCCCGGATCATCAACCCCAG ATCAGCCTCCATATCCCCCATATCCAGGATATCCTCCCGGGCATGAAGGCCCAATTGGTGGTGTAGGTCCAGATGGTCCCAATGGCCCATGGCCCAATGGTCCGGATGGTCCTCAAGGACCAAGTGGTCCAGGTGGACCAGGCGGACCAGGCGGGCCAGGTGGCCCTGAAGGTGGAATTGGAGGAGTAGGAGGTATAGGTGGCGATGGACCTCCTGGTCCAGATGGTCCATGGCCGACAGGTTCGCCCGGTCCAGATGGGCCATGGCCTGGTGATCCCGACTACGTGCCTGGAGCTCACCCAACAATTCGTCCACACTACGAAGGGCCAATTAAGATTCAATATCCCATTAAGTATTACGAACCTACGACGCCGACCTCTTATGTTTATCCGTTGTATGGACAGAAGCAAGTAGAACGGTTAACCTCTAACTCTAAGTTcgaattgaaatatttcaataatgaaACTTCGAAGGAAGGCTACGAAAAGAACGTCGAATCTACAACGTTTACATATCCAAGCAAAATAAGCGGTCCCATAGGAGTGAAGGATACATATATAGACTCGCAGTTTGGAAATCGATCCCAGAGACCCGGCTATCAGACAGGACAAGTGAACCAAAATGCGGACGAAATTAATTCCTTGCTGCAAACGCAACGAAAGGAATTGCGTAAATACACAGAACAGGAAGACCAAAGTAACTACGAAGATCTTAAGAAAATTGTATCGCAAATTCCTCAAACTGTTTACGACGAAGTAGGTCCTACCACTAGTGAGAAATACTCCAGCCGAGAGAGATTGCAACAGAGCTCTCGCGAGAATCGTAAATATCCCCAACAAGTGACGAAATTGAGCGAACCGGTGATTCGAATAGAAACGAGCCCCGAAGAAAATACTGCCGCGCTTATCAAACAGGTAAACCAATTATCTGAAAAATCTAGCGAACCGAACTTCGAGTTCGCTGCGATCGGTGTTCAGCCACCGAATCCGATCAATATCAAGCCCTACGAGCAGTCTGTAGGGCCAGACCCTGAAACCTGTCCCTGTTACCTTGTCGAGCCTGGAAACGATACAGTCACAACCACGAGCACGACATCCATTCCTCTCATTGGTCAGCTTGGCTTCATTCCAGTAGTATTTGTACCATACTGTCCGGGCAACGACGAGACGGACAGCGAAAACATGAAAGACATGTTCCCCTCTGCAATGCCTGTCCCATATGCATGCGACACGTGCGGTTTGCAAACCGGAAAAATCGAAACGAAGCTTCTCAGCGTGAATCAGCTTGGCAATATAGAGAATCTTCGCGAGGCCTTGCGGCAAGCAAAACTTGGCTTTTTAAATGTTTCAGCACGGCGTCGGACGGAAAGGAGGGGGGCGAAGAGTCGGCACGTCAAGTGA